CTACATTACAGATTGCTGAAGAAATGAAACCAAATCCTTTGGTAATTTCGTTATTGTCCAAACTTAGCGGAGTGATACCCTCGTGGAAGATTATTCCTGGTCAAGATATTATTGAGATTGCTTTTAAGCAGCCAGAAATCAGAAAGCAGGTTAGAGAAAACCCTTATTGTTACAAAGGACGTCCACGTTTGAAGACTGCTTATGAGCTACTGAGGGTTAGCACCGACCTCGAGAAGAGATTGAACGAggtatttatttttactttcagTTTTGTCAAAGAGTTAATATGATCGGATGAGGCTTACATGCGGTGTTATATCTTGGGAACAGGTTTCTTTACCGTTTATGGTCTTGCACGGAGAAGACGATAAAGTCACAGATAAAGCGGTGAGTGGAGAGTTGTATGAGGTTGCGTCTAGTTGGGACAAGACCCTCAAGCTGTACCCTAGGATGTGGCACGGCTTACTCTATGGAGAGACACCAGAGAATATTGATCTTGTGTTCGATGATATCATTGGTTGGTTGGACAAGAGAACCTCTGATGGAAAAGGCGGGTCCGAATCTGAGAGGAAACGTAGAACTGGTGGTATATCTTTGAAAGGGTAGTTAGAAATAAAACATAGTCAGattctgtttgtttgttcatttctttcttttcttgaataCTATTTCTGTTAATTAGTTTGATAAGATAGTAACCTTTGACTTAATATTAATAAGACGGAAAGAAAGGtgaaaaaattgattatttatGTTTATACTAGATATGAAAGAGTAAAATTATCAAGTAACCAATAAAACGGTTAAAGTTGAATATAACTCTGTCATAAACGATGTAAACACTCTCTTACGGTGTTAATCTGTCGAACAATACAGTACctgcaaaatatataaatgcaacTATTATACTATTACTCAATTATAAAGAGATAGAATAAAGAAACAAGTACCTAATCATTATTAGCTAATTCAATTACTAAATAAAGGTTCAGTTGAACTGATCGTAAACCCAACTaaagcaaaacaacaacaccTCCACTCCATTCTCATCGCATTAACCAAATGCTCCAATGCTTCTTTATATAAACCCATTAGTGCATACATCGAAGGAcattaaacacaaacaaaatcgCAAACCAAAGACAACTTGAGAATCCAAACTAAAGAGTAAAATGGCCAAAGCTTTTCACATAATCATCATTCTGTTCCTCACATCATTCAATCTCCTCGCAGTCATCAACTCTTCTAGACTTCTTGACGAGATCCAACCTCAGCCTCAGTTAATCCCTACAGGCCAAATCCCCATGGTGGCTCCAACCGAAGCTGAGGAGGATGATGGATCCGATGACAATTCAGGACCCGCACCCACAACCACAAATACTCCATCAGCAATTACAGTCCCAGCCGGTCCAGCAGGTGCTACAGCGGGTGAACACGAGCCATTACTAGAGTTCTTTATGCATGACGTGCTAGGCGGGTCTCACCCATCGGCTCGTGTGGTTACCGGAATAGTAGCTCAAACCGAAGTGAATGGAATACCATTCTCTAAGGCCAGCAACAGCATTTTCCCGGTTGACAATGGAGTTCCACTGGTCAACTCNACATAGTCAGattctgtttgtttgttcatttctttcttttcttgaataCTATTTCTGTTAATTAGTTTGATAAGATAGTAACCTTTGACTTAATATTAATAAGACGGAAAGAAAGGtgaaaaaattgattatttatGTTTATACTAGATATGAAAGAGTAAAATTATCAAGTAACCAATAAAACGGTTAAAGTTGAATATAACTCTGTCAT
The Camelina sativa cultivar DH55 chromosome 6, Cs, whole genome shotgun sequence genome window above contains:
- the LOC104792768 gene encoding caffeoylshikimate esterase-like isoform X1, which encodes MQASQTDDTVYEESFIKNSRGMKLFTCKWVPAKQEPKALVFICHGYAMECSITMNSTARRLVKAGFAVYGIDYEGHGKSDGLSAYVPNFDQLVDDVSTHYTSICEREENKGKMRFLLGESMGGAVLLLLHRKKPEFWDGAILAAPMCKIAEEMKPNPLVISLLSKLSGVIPSWKIIPGQDIIEIAFKQPEIRKQVRENPYCYKGRPRLKTAYELLRVSTDLEKRLNEVSLPFMVLHGEDDKVTDKAVSGELYEVASSWDKTLKLYPRMWHGLLYGETPENIDLVFDDIIGWLDKRTSDGKGGSESERKRRTGGISLKG
- the LOC104792768 gene encoding caffeoylshikimate esterase-like isoform X2, with product MASQTDDTVYEESFIKNSRGMKLFTCKWVPAKQEPKALVFICHGYAMECSITMNSTARRLVKAGFAVYGIDYEGHGKSDGLSAYVPNFDQLVDDVSTHYTSICEREENKGKMRFLLGESMGGAVLLLLHRKKPEFWDGAILAAPMCKIAEEMKPNPLVISLLSKLSGVIPSWKIIPGQDIIEIAFKQPEIRKQVRENPYCYKGRPRLKTAYELLRVSTDLEKRLNEVSLPFMVLHGEDDKVTDKAVSGELYEVASSWDKTLKLYPRMWHGLLYGETPENIDLVFDDIIGWLDKRTSDGKGGSESERKRRTGGISLKG
- the LOC109133367 gene encoding dirigent protein 9-like → MAKAFHIIIILFLTSFNLLAVINSSRLLDEIQPQPQLIPTGQIPMVAPTEAEEDDGSDDNSGPAPTTTNTPSAITVPAGPAGATAGEHEPLLEFFMHDVLGGSHPSARVVTGIVAQTEVNGIPFSKASNSIFPVDNGVPLVNST